In one window of Chanodichthys erythropterus isolate Z2021 chromosome 23, ASM2448905v1, whole genome shotgun sequence DNA:
- the bmi1a gene encoding polycomb complex protein BMI-1-A isoform X2, which yields MELSESVMKGLQTVADPNVFDLKSFTIFTEVVFDSLVSPRRESVLGHPELKHIDPTTLKHCHTAAATFILEGVKQNADKSTISSCLEDVRFQIERVDIFYTSFQKNKTKLEYLLGVPLLRKLILVAPWSNFSLFHPMTMHRTTRIKITELNPHLMCVLCGGYFIDATTIIECLHSFCKMCIVRYLETSKYCPICDVQVHKTKPLLNIRSDKTLQDIVYKLVPGLFKNEMKRRRDFYAEHPSVDAANGSNEDRGEVADEDKRIITDDEIISLSIEFFDQRAQQQGCTDVRQNEEVNNKRYLQCPAAMTVMHLRKFLRSKMDIPPAFQIEVMYEDEPLKDYYTLMDIAYIYTWRRNGPLPLKYRVRPSCKKMKITHPQDGVNSTNRSESDSASDKASSPAGVPSTSSPLPSPSTLVQPSQPHFTHVSNPINGTTMTSPNRQFSFGNKVRKTTLNGSSTSSG from the exons ATGGAGTTGTCGGAATCAGTGATGAAAGGGCTTCAAACCGTGGCCGATCCAAATGTGTTCGACCTGAAATCATTTACGATATTCACAGAGGTCGTATTCGACAGTCTGGTCTCGCCTCGACGCGAAAGTGTTCTAG GTCACCCAGAATTGAAGCACATCGATCCGACTACGCTGAAACACTGTCATACCGCGGCAGCGACCTTCATTCTGGAAGGAGTAAAGCAAAATGCAGATAAATCAACAATTAG CTCGTGTCTTGAAGACGTCAGATTCCAGATTGAAAGAGTGGATATATTTTATACTTCATTCCAG aaaaacaaaacaaaattggaatatttgtT AGGGGTGCCGCTTCTTCGGAAATTAATTTTAGTTGCACCATGGAGCAACTTCAG TCTTTTCCATCCCATGACGATGCATCGTACAACAAGGATTAAGATTACAGAGCTCAATCCCCATTTGATGTGTGTCTTATGTGGTGGATATTTCATAGATGCAACAACAATCATAGAATGCTTGCACTCAT TTTGTAAAATGTGCATTGTCCGGTACCTGGAAACCAGTAAATACTGTCCAATATGTGATGTGCAGGTCCACAAAACGAAGCCACTTCTCAATATTCG GTCTGACAAAACTCTACAGGACATTGTATACAAGTTGGTTCCTGGTCTTTTCAAAA ATGAAATGAAGCGTAGAAGAGATTTTTATGCTGAACACCCGTCTGTTGATG ctgcaaatggatcaaATGAGGATCGAGGGGAAGTTGCTGATGAAGACAAACGAATCATCACAGATGATGAGATTATCAGTCTGTCAATTGAGTTTTTTGATCAAAG GGCCCAACAGCAAGGCTGCACAGATGTGAGGCAAAATGAAGAG GTTAATAATAAAAGATACTTACAATGCCCTGCTGCCATGACTGTGATGCATTTGAGGAAATTTCTGAGAAGCAAAATGGATATACCTCCTGCTTTCCAG ATTGAAGTTATGTATGAGGATGAGCCCTTGAAGGATTATTACACATTAATGGACATTGCATACATCTATACATGGAGAAGA AATGGACCATTGCCTCTGAAATACCGCGTGCGGCCCAGCTGTAAAAAAATGAAGATTACCCACCCACAAGATGGCGTGAACAGTACAAACCGCTCTGAAAGCGACTCAGCCAGCGATAAGGCCAGCAGTCCAGCTGGAGTTCCATCCACCTCCTCACCACTACCGAGTCCAAGCACACTGGTTCAGCCTTCACAACCTCATTTCACCCATGTTTCCAACCCTATTAACGGCACGACGATGACAAGCCCAAATCGACAGTTCAGTTTTGGCAACAAAGTGCGAAAGACAACGCTGAACGGATCTTCCACATCGTCGGGATGA
- the bmi1a gene encoding polycomb complex protein BMI-1-A isoform X1: MTMHRTTRIKITELNPHLMCVLCGGYFIDATTIIECLHSFCKMCIVRYLETSKYCPICDVQVHKTKPLLNIRSDKTLQDIVYKLVPGLFKNEMKRRRDFYAEHPSVDAANGSNEDRGEVADEDKRIITDDEIISLSIEFFDQRAQQQGCTDVRQNEEVNNKRYLQCPAAMTVMHLRKFLRSKMDIPPAFQIEVMYEDEPLKDYYTLMDIAYIYTWRRNGPLPLKYRVRPSCKKMKITHPQDGVNSTNRSESDSASDKASSPAGVPSTSSPLPSPSTLVQPSQPHFTHVSNPINGTTMTSPNRQFSFGNKVRKTTLNGSSTSSG, encoded by the exons ATGACGATGCATCGTACAACAAGGATTAAGATTACAGAGCTCAATCCCCATTTGATGTGTGTCTTATGTGGTGGATATTTCATAGATGCAACAACAATCATAGAATGCTTGCACTCAT TTTGTAAAATGTGCATTGTCCGGTACCTGGAAACCAGTAAATACTGTCCAATATGTGATGTGCAGGTCCACAAAACGAAGCCACTTCTCAATATTCG GTCTGACAAAACTCTACAGGACATTGTATACAAGTTGGTTCCTGGTCTTTTCAAAA ATGAAATGAAGCGTAGAAGAGATTTTTATGCTGAACACCCGTCTGTTGATG ctgcaaatggatcaaATGAGGATCGAGGGGAAGTTGCTGATGAAGACAAACGAATCATCACAGATGATGAGATTATCAGTCTGTCAATTGAGTTTTTTGATCAAAG GGCCCAACAGCAAGGCTGCACAGATGTGAGGCAAAATGAAGAG GTTAATAATAAAAGATACTTACAATGCCCTGCTGCCATGACTGTGATGCATTTGAGGAAATTTCTGAGAAGCAAAATGGATATACCTCCTGCTTTCCAG ATTGAAGTTATGTATGAGGATGAGCCCTTGAAGGATTATTACACATTAATGGACATTGCATACATCTATACATGGAGAAGA AATGGACCATTGCCTCTGAAATACCGCGTGCGGCCCAGCTGTAAAAAAATGAAGATTACCCACCCACAAGATGGCGTGAACAGTACAAACCGCTCTGAAAGCGACTCAGCCAGCGATAAGGCCAGCAGTCCAGCTGGAGTTCCATCCACCTCCTCACCACTACCGAGTCCAAGCACACTGGTTCAGCCTTCACAACCTCATTTCACCCATGTTTCCAACCCTATTAACGGCACGACGATGACAAGCCCAAATCGACAGTTCAGTTTTGGCAACAAAGTGCGAAAGACAACGCTGAACGGATCTTCCACATCGTCGGGATGA